In Nitrososphaerales archaeon, the following proteins share a genomic window:
- a CDS encoding ATP cone domain-containing protein: MLIRIEKRSGRIEDFNEDKIVRSITRAGAKPAVAKEVLGTVKQRIEDEGKSLIKTSILKEYVKDELEKVNPNVSRTYWEYIKPLQMMRTKQAKAIRDRQAKIRSKKTAQYDKPK, from the coding sequence ATGCTAATAAGAATTGAAAAAAGGTCAGGTAGAATTGAGGATTTTAATGAAGATAAAATAGTCAGATCAATTACCAGAGCAGGCGCAAAGCCAGCTGTCGCTAAAGAAGTTCTTGGTACAGTGAAACAACGTATAGAAGATGAAGGTAAATCACTAATTAAGACTTCTATCTTGAAGGAGTACGTAAAGGATGAATTGGAAAAAGTTAATCCAAATGTGTCAAGGACCTACTGGGAATATATCAAACCGCTGCAGATGATGAGAACGAAGCAGGCGAAGGCTATTAGAGATAGGCAAGCGAAGATCAGAAGTAAGAAGACTGCACAGTATGATAAGCCCAAGTAA